CTTACGTCGGGGGTGGGGGTGCAAATGCATGTTATTCATTCGTGGGTGATTATAGTGGTACTAcctacttattttatttcattgggAAGTGACATTATcacattttattgttattttaaaataacaatatttatctctttaaattaaaaggaattttattttaaatgctgAATCCGTTTTAACTTTTCAATCAATGATAGACGTTTAAACGTGGGTTTcagatttttttcaattttgcgGATATCCTATCCATTACtactttgttgttgttgttgggcCATGAAATGGAGGAGGTAAAAAAGAACAAGGACAGGACAGGACAGGAGGCCTGTGAGCCATAGTGCTAGCGCCCATCAAATGAGATTTTAACATGTGTTAAAGAATTACTCTATGATTTGGCCCAATAAATCTATCTTTAAGTTCCCTTCAATTATCAGTTCAAACTGTGACCCAATGGCCCTACCAccgaagaaagagagaaaaatgttGCTCGTCTCAAAGCTAAACGTCATGTCCAGGACCATTGCCAAAAGCTCTTTTGCTTAAATTCAGGCTTCTATTTTGCCcatttattgctatttttttaaatatatataaaactctTAACAATTCATTCATGTTCTTCAGTAAAGAAGCTTTTCTGTTTTCTCGCCTTTTGGTACCaccagaaagaaagagagaaaaaataaaaaagtttccACTTTTGGACTTTTTCACTTCCAGAATCAACTTCTCGATCGGTTTCGACCAAACAAGTCCAACACGACAAGTTATTCTCCTTTAACGACCTTTGAAGTTGATGcactaataatttattattattatttatatataaaagtggggacaaaaataaaataggtgGTACAAGTGGAGGAGTGAATGTTGAGGTAGAGAATCCGAGAGAGAAGATAATGGAGAGACTACGAGAATCAAGTGGATAAAAAGCATTAATGGCGAaatctttttatatatcttAAAGCTCCCTCGCGGTCCCATTGGGACTGTTGCCTATGAATCAGTACGTACTTACATAGACTGATCTAGatattgtttataaaataaattatgctATTTAGTgtaaacatatattatttattgtgaaattttagatattaattaaaaaacttagaaaagaaaaatattttttttatgtaagttgaTGTAGCaaacatttttattaataatatgaagaaagaaattaaaagaataaaatatatattattcttattatatcAACTTAataatgacatatatatatatatatatatctcataattagtatatataaagtGGAAGTTATAAGGAGATCAGGATGCTAGTAATTATTGGTAAACAAAGAAGATCGAGACAACTtaaaaagatgttaaaaagtGCTCATCTGGGGTAGCAGTACTGCTATTATACGTACATTGCACCCTGAAGCTCCGCTTCTGTCTATTTCACACTGCTATGAAAATAGAGGCACTCAGCTCGAGCCTCGTGCCGCCCTTTCTTTGACTTATTCCCAAAGGATACgaatagaaagaaaatattaaaagtgCCTTCACTTAGGCATCATATTCGGTTTCAGGTTATTTTGTAAAACCACTAGCTTTATACCAGAAGAGAGGCCAAGGTTGTCAACCCAAGCAAATCATTCAAGCAATATGACTCAGCAAATGTGCTAGACACTGACTTGAAAGATCACACCTCAGCAGAAGCTTCAGGAATACTACCGTGATTTACattctattattttctttggCAGCTAGTGTAACTGCATTGATTCTCTAATATTTCCTTCTATTCCTCTGTACTCAAGTCTATAAATACGTGGACCTATTACACTGTAAAGCATATTGTGAAATGAATAGAATTCTTCAAACCTTTCTTTGTTTGGTGTTATTATGATATCAGAACTGCTAACTAGCAGTCTCTTGATCCGCCACCTTCACCATGACTAGAGAAACCTCACCTCCCCTCCACTCTTTCCTTAGTTCCTCAGCCTttattttcccttcctttttgcACATAGTGACCATCAAACTTAACTCAAATAACCATCTCCTATGGCGTGTCCAGATTTCAACTTACCTCAGAGGTCTCTATTCATACATCGATGGTACTCAACCTATACCTCCTGCCCTTGTTTCCTCCTCTACTAATCCAAATCCAACCTATCAATCTTGGCGGAAAACCGACCAACTCATCCTTAGTAtactcttttcttctctttcggAGCCTATCATTGGTCATGTTATCAAATCAACCACCTCCAGAGATCTCTGGAAAACTCTTGAATCCATGTTCAGTTCCTACTCTCAAGCCAAGGAATTTCAGATTAGATTTTAACTTACCAACCTTTCTCGTGGTGACCAACCAATATCAGAGTATTTCAATAAAGTTCGAATGCTTTTCGACACCATTTCTACCACTGGTACTCCCCTCTCAGAAAAAGAACTTGTGACTTACCTGTTGAATGGTCTTGGACCCACCTATGAAGGCTTCATCACATCCATCACCACCCGTATTGACCCAATCACCGTAATTGAATTCTATCATCTCCTCCTCATCCATGAAAATCGTCTGTCCTATACTTCCCGTAATCATCTCACTGAACCTTCCGTCAACTTCACCTCTGGAATTTCTCGTGATAATAGAGGCAGACCACCCAACCGTGGCCAACGTTTTCATAGAGGACGAAATAGATTCTCTCAAACCCGAGGGCGTTCGTCACCTTCAAATCAATTCAACCCACAGCCTTACTAGTCAAACAGACCCACCTGCCAAGTCTGTAGCAAACCAGGCCACGTTGCTCTTCAGTGCTACTTCTGTTTTGATCATGCTTACCAGTATGAACCACCTCGTTCCTTCTCAGCAAACTACACCTCACCTTCTCTCATGACAGATTCTTCCTGGTACCCAGATTCCGGAGCCAAGCATCACATTACAAATGATCTTTCACACCTTAACATATCATTGGAACCATATGGAGGAGCAGAACAGATTCGCGTCGGGAACGGTACTGGTTTGCCTATTAGTAACATTGGTGAACCCTCTTTCAAAACTCATTCGTCCTCTTTCACTCTTTCTAAACTACTTCATGTACCATCAATAACAAAGAATCTTGTCTCTGTTTCTCAGTTTTGCAATAACAACTCatgtttttttgaatttcattccaCCTATTTTCTGGTTAAGGACAAAGCGACAGGAACGCTCCTCATCAGCGGCCCTCTTCGTGATGGACTCTACCAGTTCCCATCACCACTACCCTCCTCCAGTCCCTCCACTTACATCGGCGAACGCGTCTCTCTCAGCCACTGGCATAGGTGATTGGGCCATCCTTCCATTGATCTGGTCTCTTGCATTGTTCACGCCAACCATTTACCTTATTTCCCGAATGACTCtgcttttcattgttttgattGCCCATTAGCAAAATCACATCAGTTACCATTTTATCCTAGTACCACTCGGACCACTAAACCATTGCAACTTATTTGGGCTAGTGTATGGGGTCCAACCCCTTTATTATCAAGAAATGGGTTTCAGTATTATTTGTCAATTGTGGACCACTTTCACGCTACACTTGGTTATTTCCCATTCAGCTCAAATCAGATGTATTACAACAATTTGAATCATTCATCAACTTTGCCAAAAGGTTTTTTAATACTAAAATGATAACCATTCAAACAGATGCTGGTGGGAAATTTCGTCCCTTAACTTCCTTGTGCAAAACACTTGGAATTTCTCACCGTTTTTCTTGTCCCCATACTCACCAATAGAACAAACTTGTTGAACGTAAACACCGCCACATAGTAGAAACTGGACTCACTCTTCTCTCCCAAGCATCACTCCCCCTTTCTTTTTGGGATGACGCTTTTCAAACTGCCACATACTTAATAAATCTACTTCCCACACCAGtccataataataaatctcCACATTACATTATTCATCACACATCTCCCGattactcatttttaaaaatttttggttgCCTCTGCTGGCCCAATCTCAGGCCCTACAATCGTCACAAACTAAACTATCGATCCACTCCTTGTACCTTCCTTGGTTACAGCCCTTCACATAAAGGATACAAATGCCTTGATTCAAAGAATCACAGATTATATATTTCTTGAGATGTAACCTTTGCTGAAGATATTTTTCCTTACTCCAAACAAACAAACCCGGCCCCTCAACCCAGCTCACCTACCATACCCTTACATACTTTTCCCATCCATACTCGGCCCTCGTCCAGTATCAAACCCTACTCAGCCACCCGATACACCCACTCAGCCAAATTCCATACTCGGCCCACGTCCCTCACCTAGCCCAACTAATCTTCCTACCTCACAATCTACTCCACGTGACCCTTCTTCATCTCAGCCCATCATCCTTCCATCTGATGTCACTAATccagaaacttcatcttcctcatCCTTACCTCACGACCAGACCTCCATTCCACCAGAACAAACTCAATCTCCGTTACTTCCTCCTCGGTCTCAGATCATCACACGTTCCCAAACCAATTCTTCTAGACCTCGGCAATTTACTGATGGCACAGTACCTTTCCCCCCTCGTCGCTGTCTTCTCTCCACTGCAACAATTCCGGATGAACCCTCCTCTTTCACCACAGCTTCAAAATTTCTTGAATGGCGTCAAGCCATGTCCCATGAGTTTGATGCATTGGTTCACACTAACACGTGGACTCTAGTTCCACATTCTTGTGCTTCTAATGTAGTGGGATGCAGATGGGTCTTCAAGACCAAGCTACGGGCAGACGGCTTCATCGAAAGGCGAAAAGTTAAACTCGTTGCAAAGGGGTTCCACCAACAACCCGGAATTGACTACACGGAAACGTTCAGTCCTATGGTCAAGCCATCCACCATCAGACTTGTTCTTTCCGTCGCTATCTCTCACCGTTGGCCACTGCGGTAGATCGACATTCAGAACTTTTTTCTACACGGCGAACTCTCGGAAGCAGTCTTTATGCAACAACCACCTGGATTCATCGACTCCAACAAACCTGACTTCGTCTGTAAGCTCAACAAAACCCTTTACGGACTCAAGCAGTCCCCTCGTGCATGGTTTGAGAAATTACGTTCCTGGCTTCTCAGCTATGGCTTTTCAGCATCTCAAGGTGACCCATCCCTCTTTTTTCTTCATAAGAATAGCCTCTGCATTTTCGTTTTAGTCTACGTTGACGATATGGTTATTACGTCCTCATCACCTGTTGCGGTTGATACTCTAATTTCTGCACTCAGTCACGCTTTCCTTGTCACTGATCTCGGCAAAATTTCATACTTTTTGGGGTTAGAATTGACATACATGCCCGATGGAATTTTAAtgtcacaaaaaaaaatacatcacaGACATTTTAGCTCGAGCCAACATGTTAGCTGCTAATCCGATCTCCTCTCCAATGTCTGTCTCCACCAAACTGTCCAAGTTCGATTCCCCGACCTTTGACAATGTCACCTTGTTTTGGAGTGTGGTTGGAAGTTTGCAGTACCTCTCCCTGACCAGACCAGGCATCTCTTTTTCAGTAAATAAAGTCTGCCAATTTATGCATGATCCCAAACTCAGTCATTGGACAGCAGTCAAGCGTATCTTGAGATACCTCAAACACACCATCAACCACTGTTTCTTCTTCTCATATTGCTCCAATCTGTCCCTTCATGCCTACTCAGATGCCGACTGGTCTGGTTGCCCAGACTATCGACGTTCAATAGGGGGTTTTTGCATCTATTTAGGACATCACCTCATTTCATGGAGCTCTCGCAAACAACATACAGTGGCTAGATCCAATACTAAGGCCGAATATAAGTCCCTAGCAAACACTATTGTTGAGATAATTTCGTTACAAACTCTAATCAAGAAACTTGGTCTCCCATTATCTAAAGCTCCAGTGTTATGGTGTGACAACTTAAGGACGATGTATCTCACTGCCAACCCCATATATCATTCCCGTACTAAACACATGGACATAGACTTCTACTTTGTAAGGGATAGAGTTGCCGCAAAAACACTTCAGGTCTCCTTCTGCAGTAGCAAGGATCAACTGGTTGATATCTTTACAAAACTACTAGTGACAGATAGATTTGCAACACTAATAGCGAGTCTCTCTGTGCGTGAACCCCCAGTGGACTCGAGGGGGCATGTCAACCCAAGAAAATCACTTAAGCAATATGACTCAGCAAATGTGCTGGACACTGACTTTGAAGATCACACCTCAGCAGAAGCTTCAGGAATATCACCGTGATTtacattttgttattttctttggcaGCTAGTGTAACTGCATTGATTCTCTAATATTCCCTTCTATTCCTCTGTACTCAAGTCTATAAATACGTAGACCTATTACACTGTAAAGCATATTGTGAAATGAATAGAATTCTTCAAGCCTTTCTTTGTCTGGTGTTATTAAAGGTCAAACACCTCAACTCTTCATTTTTCCCATCAACATTCATAAGTTGTGACTTAATTTTGAGTTTCAAAAACGTGTACAATTTTCTTCCTCAAATTAGCAGTGAAACATCTGATTTTCTCAGACTCGATAACACATCAAAAGCAACTATTCCGTTAAGAGTTTCTCAATGACGCAGTGTTTGCGGGAGGtactgatctctctctctctctctctctctctctctctctctctctctctctctctctctctctctctctctctcatgtaatGATGCGTGAGTTTCTTGTTGTACGTATAacgattaattaatgatacattaggcatgcatatatgcattgTAGCTAGGTACGACGAAGTAGCTTCGATCTGGAATCTTGAAGCTGCGTTTGGGCTTATAAAAGGATCGTACTTGAAGTATTATGAAACTATGAAACTATGAAATTAAGTCacatatatgataaaaggaaaaggaaaatctCCTTCAAATTTCTGTGCATGTGACATTTTCTGGGAAAGCCATGCTCCTACCGATAAAGACTACTTAGTAAGGAATACGTTTTCCTTAGAATTCATTGTTATTGCCATTTATATTATTGTACGGTATCATGTATCTCATAAGTTGCTCTAATCTGAGAGGATAATGTGGCAGAACTTTGGACTAAGTACGCACCAAAGATCTGCAATCTGTTTACAACAACGAGCTGGAAGCTGAGAGAAAGAAAGCATAGTCGAGGAGTCAAAGATCAGGAAGCAGATGAATCTAAACAAGATCAGGATTGCCACCAAAAGTATAATATCCTCGGCTGATACAGGTTTTCTTCATGGCAGAAAACCAACATCAGAAGTATTACCAGCAGATCAAAAGTTGTACGTACAGGCTGTGTGAAAGAAAGTTTGGGTCTGCGAAGCACAGTCCAATTTGTGGAGTCAAACATTGCCGGCAAACTCAATGGGTAAGAACTTTTTGTATTAATGAATTTGCTGCCACGAGTATTGTTGTCAGTGGACAAAGTAGTTGGAAGATGGATCATCATGTATTGGAAAATTTAGGAGATGCTCAAAATCTCTGAAAGCCATCATGTATTGGAAAGCATATTTTTGGGTTCCAATTTCCAAAGACAAAACTCACAGATTTGGTTGGACTCGTAGATTTTTATTAATTCCAGTGGTAAAAAGAACTTCCGCGTGCGGCACCACGACATGCACCAGAGAACATGGAGCATGTTCATTGCAAAGCATAATGCTAGCTTTTGTTACCAAGAAGCATTTGGACCACATGATCCAAAATTAAAGATTGGGTTTTGTACCAGACgatttgtttttaattgttttttcatttaagtAGTTCCCTATTACAACAGTCTGATAAGTATACTGATCAGCTACCAGGCCAGTCAATTAGGGTCCATGTTGCTTTTGCCATAAGAAAACCCAATAAGAAATTGAAccattattagtctattattcTTACTTTAGTTGTTTTTGGGCCTTTTTAAAATCCATATTTAACCATATCAGCCTTGACGTCCCTTTAAAGGGAAAGATCATTGCCGCCTGCTGATGTCtgctaaatttataataacagtaagagaaatactttacttataaataaattatttaaaaataaatttataaattaacttgaTTTGATACAAtacatcagattataaaattacttttaatgtaaagtaaatttaatacATCAGGTGAAGCGATATcagtttgtgtattttttttttaatgtaattttcttatatatatagcagttctcaataataataataataataataataataataataataaaacactgCATTGTATATAATACTTTTAGCAGTTGGTCAATCAAGACTCAATTCCAAAtgtattagtttttatttgatttttcactttaatatattttgttacaACTGGAGTGATCAGATTAGCTCCAGCAAGAATACAAATTACACAGTATTATAGGAAACATTCGGTTTGCATCACTTTAATTTCGTGATCattgtcttttatttatttatatttttccccaaaaataaaattcctgTTGTTCTCTCGGCCTCAGACttccaaaacatgttttgcCTGTTGTGATGAAGCCCAAAAAGCTAGAGAACATGTTCAATGGCAAGCCAAACCCATGAAACCTAAGCTTGATCAATTGCATGATCAGCAGGATACAAGCACTCAAAAGAATCTTCATATATCATAACAACGACAATCATAAATATTGGAACTCGTTGGTCCGGTCAAAATCAAATATGTTGTGCATTACAGCTCAAAAGCATTCAATATATATCCTTTTGCTTTTACAGTTCATTGAAGGAGAAGGCAAAATAGATTCCTCCTTTCCTTGTTGGAGAGAATTTGTCGCCAGCTTCATCCCTATGCTCCAATCCAAACAAAGATACAAACGTTCCATCTCACTTCCTGCTTTCTAGTTGTTCGGCCCATTGCGTGTATACAAGAAAATTGGTGGTGCCCTGCTAGGAAAGTGCATGTTCAAGTTCCATTGACCTCTCCAAGTCACGAAAGAAACAGGAATTGGAGATTCTAGAATACTCTTTCACAGACAACATTTAAGTCCATAAACTGTCTTTATGTTTGAatcataaaaaagaattaaattaaatattgaaattagaGAAGATTTTAATTCAACATTTACCCACCATGTGACTTCATAAAAGATTGAGGGCTTCTAGCTACCCAAAGAGAAAAGCATTAAAGAGGCCATTGGGATATCAGAAATCTACTTGGTCCATCCACTACCCTTACTTATTTAGCCATCATTTACTTTTGCTGTACATCTTCTGGACCATCTGACCCCAAAAGCAATCTCTACATACACTATATGTAAATATaatcgcgtattaatctgtatattaatattgatttattcatatttaaaatttaaattaacactttttttaataaaatttactttttgactaatcacattacattgatacacagattaatgcataattatccttgtaactatatttttccaaataatacaCTCGGATCCTAAGGTATTTATTTAGAGCCATTTGTATTCATGTCCTTATGGTAATGATGATCCAAAGGTTCAATAATGgccaaaaaagaaacaacagtggaaaaaaaagaaagaaagaagaatctAATATATGTTATGGAAAAATCTCGGAACAACAACACATGGAAGCTGCAATGGAAGACAGTACAGAGCttttattaaaaactaataacttGTTGGTGTCTTAGTCCTGACCTTGTCTTTATGATCCATGGCACCCTCATACACCCCAACCCCACCACCACCATCGAAACAAAACTGCTTTTTTATTCCCCAACTTGTTCTCCAATTTCTCATcaccctttctttttttctttttctttttttaactctCTAAAATTCCACTGCTAAGATGCGCCCGTGCTAATCTGCGCCCTTCCCCCACTTTCTCTGGTAAAGTTTCTCGCAGCTGCCTTTACGTCTTCCATCAGTCGCTCGGAATAGCAAAGACCCCGTGCACGTTAGCAACCCACAATATTCATCactttttcatctattttttttttttttaaatacaacaaaaatcgattgtattaataaaattaaaaaattaaatagtatCCGTACATTACGTTTTTTTCTGCTACTCTGGGATGGTAACGAGTACGGGTCGCCATGCTCTTCTCAGCAATCTATACCGAAACGTCGCCGTTATTGGCCTGAAAGAACCGGCTCCTCCGCTTCTGACACGCCGATGAGCAAGGCTGCCACCACCGACACTCCCGTTTTCCGGTAGAGACCCGACCAATTGTTGATGCTGTTgctgctcttcttcttcttcttcttcttcgttttgGAATCTCTTGTCCGAAACTCTATCTTCAAGCGGAGGCGAGGAAACAAACAGGTCCTTCAGCTTGTGCCTGATCCTAACCTCCtcgttcttctccttcttctgcttcttcttATTATCCGGAGCGCGATTGGGATCCGAACCCCTGTTGCGGAGCTCCGGCGAGTCTTCTTGACGAGAGAAACGTCCACGTCGATCGGTGCGATTGAGGAGCATTCGGAGGGTCTTTCGGCGGCGGAGGTGGATTACAGGGCTCGCCGATGGGCTCTGAGTTGGGCTTCCAGCCACTACGGCGCACTGAGTGGCTAGGAGCTTGAATTTCTGCAAGGTAGCCATTTCTATCATGTACAAGaaaacacacatacacacactctccctctctcagtGAATATCTAAGTTTGGTAGTGTGTGTGGATTGGGTGTTGGTTGTTAAGGAGAGAAAGCGAGATCTGAGGGCATATGATTGGATTTTTGATTTGGATTCGGGTTCTTTGTGCTTTTACTCTTTGGACTGAGGGAATTGAGCTGTGAATTGCATtttccacagagagagagaagagtggAAATAgcttggggtttaaaggggccgaaaaaaaaaagcaagaagaCGGaggtgtatttttgttttgagttgTGTTTTTTCTTTGGGGGAATATGGAACGCTGATGCGTCTCTTCCTCTTCGGGTCAATTACGCTACCGTTCCATTCACTCAA
This is a stretch of genomic DNA from Carya illinoinensis cultivar Pawnee chromosome 3, C.illinoinensisPawnee_v1, whole genome shotgun sequence. It encodes these proteins:
- the LOC122302836 gene encoding uncharacterized protein LOC122302836: MCVFLYMIEMATLQKFKLLATQCAVVAGSPTQSPSASPVIHLRRRKTLRMLLNRTDRRGRFSRQEDSPELRNRGSDPNRAPDNKKKQKKEKNEEVRIRHKLKDLFVSSPPLEDRVSDKRFQNEEEEEEEEQQQHQQLVGSLPENGSVGGGSLAHRRVRSGGAGSFRPITATFRYRLLRRAWRPVLVTIPE